A single window of Vicinamibacterales bacterium DNA harbors:
- the rplO gene encoding 50S ribosomal protein L15 produces MNLSNLRPPKGAKHAKKRVGRGQGSGNGKTAGRGHKGAKSRSGFKHKRGFEGGQMPLHRRVPKRGFHNPFRSEYAVVNLDAIAERFEAGTEVTPELLREHGLVGRTGGVKVLARGDISKKLTIRAHKFSGKAAEKIAAAGGTAEVLA; encoded by the coding sequence ATGAATCTTTCAAACTTGCGTCCGCCCAAGGGGGCGAAGCACGCCAAGAAGCGGGTCGGCCGCGGGCAGGGCTCGGGCAACGGCAAGACCGCGGGGCGCGGCCACAAGGGCGCGAAGTCCCGCTCCGGCTTCAAGCACAAGCGCGGCTTCGAAGGCGGCCAGATGCCGCTGCATCGCCGCGTGCCGAAGCGCGGCTTCCACAACCCGTTCCGCTCCGAGTACGCGGTGGTGAACCTCGATGCCATCGCCGAGCGGTTCGAGGCCGGCACCGAGGTGACGCCGGAACTGCTGCGCGAGCACGGTCTGGTGGGGCGGACCGGCGGCGTCAAGGTGCTCGCCCGCGGCGACATCTCGAAGAAGCTCACGATCCGGGCGCACAAATTCAGCGGCAAGGCGGCGGAGAAGATCGCCGCGGCCGGCGGGACGGCAGAGGTACTGGCGTAG
- the rpmD gene encoding 50S ribosomal protein L30, with protein MAKKLKITLRKSGIGFDSKQKLVVQGLGLRRIGHTVELPDTPATRGMILKVRHLVEVTE; from the coding sequence ATGGCGAAGAAACTGAAAATTACGCTGAGAAAGAGCGGGATCGGCTTCGACAGCAAGCAGAAGCTCGTCGTCCAGGGGCTCGGGCTGCGCCGCATCGGCCACACGGTGGAGCTGCCCGACACGCCGGCCACGCGCGGCATGATCCTGAAGGTCCGGCATCTGGTGGAAGTGACTGAGTAA
- the rplF gene encoding 50S ribosomal protein L6 yields MSRIGKKIIPIPKGVKIDVQAGAVDVQGPKGKLRQPLPPGIGFEVNGDHLTAKTLREDPELGKFHGLARSLVANAVKGVTEGFRKELDIVGVGYRAEVKGKQVHFALGYSHPVVFDIPTGIDVAIDKQTHLTVTGIDRQLVGQVAADIRSLRKPDPYKQKGVRYTGEVLKKKAGKTGAK; encoded by the coding sequence ATGTCACGAATTGGCAAGAAGATCATCCCGATCCCCAAGGGCGTCAAGATCGACGTCCAGGCGGGCGCCGTCGACGTGCAGGGGCCCAAGGGCAAGCTGCGGCAGCCGCTGCCGCCCGGCATCGGCTTCGAGGTGAACGGCGACCACCTGACCGCGAAGACGCTCCGCGAAGATCCGGAGCTCGGCAAGTTCCACGGCCTCGCGCGCAGCCTCGTCGCCAACGCGGTGAAGGGGGTGACCGAGGGCTTCCGCAAGGAGCTCGACATCGTCGGCGTCGGCTACCGCGCGGAAGTGAAGGGCAAGCAGGTCCACTTCGCGCTCGGCTACTCGCACCCGGTCGTGTTCGACATTCCGACCGGCATCGACGTCGCCATCGACAAGCAGACGCACCTGACGGTGACCGGCATCGACCGTCAGCTCGTCGGCCAGGTCGCCGCCGACATCCGCTCGCTGCGCAAGCCCGATCCCTACAAGCAGAAGGGCGTGCGCTACACGGGTGAAGTGCTGAAGAAGAAAGCCGGGAAGACTGGAGCGAAGTAG
- the rpsE gene encoding 30S ribosomal protein S5 encodes MIETREKIDASQLDLKDTVVNISRVTKVVKGGKNLSFSALVVVGDGHGVVGFGVGKAKEVPSAIKKGIEAAKKSLIRVPLKGTTVPHPVLGRFGAGQVLLKPAPDGTGIIAGGAVRAVVESAGIQNVLTKSIGSANHHNVVRATFQGLMELREPGSVLKLRGQDAPEPQGSPA; translated from the coding sequence ATGATCGAGACCAGAGAAAAGATCGACGCCTCGCAGCTGGACCTGAAGGACACGGTGGTCAACATCAGCCGCGTCACCAAGGTCGTCAAGGGCGGCAAGAATCTGAGCTTCAGCGCGCTCGTGGTCGTCGGCGACGGTCACGGCGTGGTCGGCTTCGGCGTCGGCAAGGCGAAGGAAGTGCCGTCGGCGATCAAGAAGGGCATCGAGGCGGCGAAGAAGTCGCTGATCCGGGTGCCGCTGAAGGGCACGACGGTGCCGCATCCTGTGCTCGGCAGATTCGGCGCCGGGCAGGTGCTGCTGAAGCCGGCGCCCGACGGCACCGGTATCATCGCCGGCGGCGCGGTCCGCGCCGTGGTCGAGTCGGCGGGGATCCAGAACGTGCTGACCAAGTCGATTGGTTCGGCCAACCATCACAACGTCGTTCGCGCGACGTTCCAGGGCCTGATGGAGCTGCGCGAGCCCGGCAGCGTGCTCAAGCTGCGCGGCCAGGACGCGCCGGAACCGCAGGGGTCGCCGGCCTGA
- the rplR gene encoding 50S ribosomal protein L18, with protein sequence MKIKTTKDRRKRISLRQRKRITGTPERPRLRVFRSVGHIYVQVIDDMSGSTLVSASSTEPSLKSVFTEKTRGGNVAGAKALGKTIAERLQEKGIKQVVFDRGGYLYHGRIKAVADAAREAGLEF encoded by the coding sequence ATGAAGATCAAAACGACAAAGGATCGCCGCAAGAGAATTTCGCTCCGCCAGCGCAAGCGGATCACCGGCACGCCCGAGCGGCCGCGGCTGCGCGTGTTCCGCAGTGTCGGGCACATCTACGTGCAGGTCATCGACGACATGAGCGGATCGACGCTGGTGTCGGCCTCGAGCACCGAGCCGTCGCTGAAGTCGGTGTTCACCGAGAAGACGCGCGGCGGCAACGTCGCCGGCGCCAAGGCGCTCGGCAAGACGATCGCGGAGCGCCTGCAGGAGAAGGGGATCAAGCAGGTGGTGTTCGATCGCGGCGGCTACCTGTATCACGGCCGCATCAAGGCGGTGGCCGACGCGGCACGTGAGGCCGGCCTGGAATTTTGA
- the secY gene encoding preprotein translocase subunit SecY, with the protein MLADSLKNIFAVSDLRKRVLFTLGLLAVYRVGSHIPTPGVNKEALQLLADQAKNTMFGLYDMFSGQNLSQMTIFALGIMPYISASIILQLLTVVWPYLERLSKEGELGRRKITQYTRYGTIVLAVVQAFGIALFLEHQTNIAGGLPLVYNPGWFFRFMTVLTLTTGTAFIMWLGEQITERGVGNGMSLIIFAGIVVNLPAAVLTTVEQMTLGQIGFFSMLILLVVMIAVVAAIIFVERGHRRVTVQYAKRVVGRRMYGGSSTHIPLKVNTGGVIPVIFASSILAFPMTMRGMFPQGSFVQRMIDQIDYGMPLHNLLYLAGIIFFCYFYTAIIFNPDDVAENMRKYGGFIPGIRPGKRTAEYIDTILTRITLVGAIYLALVALLPQFLISGFKVAPIPFIGETLDRYTPTFITQGLGVTFYFGGTSLLIIVGVAMDTVQQVESQLIMRHYDGFMKKTRIRGRRGQ; encoded by the coding sequence ATGCTCGCTGATTCGCTCAAAAACATCTTCGCGGTCTCCGACCTGCGCAAGCGCGTGCTGTTCACGCTCGGCTTGCTTGCGGTCTACCGCGTCGGCAGCCACATTCCCACGCCCGGCGTGAACAAGGAAGCGCTGCAGCTCCTGGCGGACCAGGCGAAGAACACGATGTTCGGCCTCTACGACATGTTCTCGGGGCAGAACCTGTCGCAGATGACGATCTTCGCGCTCGGCATCATGCCGTATATCAGCGCGTCGATCATCCTGCAGCTGCTCACCGTCGTCTGGCCGTATCTCGAGCGGCTGTCGAAGGAAGGGGAGCTGGGGCGCCGCAAGATCACGCAGTACACCCGCTACGGCACGATCGTGCTGGCGGTGGTGCAGGCGTTCGGCATCGCGCTGTTCCTGGAGCACCAGACCAACATCGCCGGCGGGCTGCCGCTGGTCTACAACCCGGGCTGGTTCTTCCGCTTCATGACGGTGCTGACGCTGACCACCGGCACCGCCTTCATCATGTGGCTGGGCGAGCAGATCACCGAGCGCGGCGTCGGCAACGGCATGTCGCTCATCATCTTCGCCGGCATCGTGGTGAACCTGCCGGCGGCGGTGCTGACCACCGTCGAGCAGATGACGCTCGGCCAGATCGGCTTCTTCTCGATGCTGATCCTGCTGGTGGTGATGATCGCGGTGGTCGCCGCCATCATCTTCGTCGAGCGCGGCCATCGCCGGGTGACCGTCCAGTACGCCAAGCGCGTCGTCGGCCGCCGGATGTACGGCGGGTCGAGCACCCACATCCCGCTGAAGGTGAACACCGGCGGCGTCATCCCGGTGATCTTCGCCTCGTCGATCCTGGCGTTCCCGATGACGATGCGCGGCATGTTCCCGCAGGGATCGTTCGTGCAGCGGATGATCGACCAGATCGACTACGGCATGCCGCTGCACAACCTGCTGTACCTGGCCGGCATCATCTTCTTCTGCTACTTCTACACCGCGATCATCTTCAACCCGGATGACGTCGCGGAGAACATGCGGAAGTACGGCGGCTTCATCCCCGGCATCCGCCCCGGCAAGCGGACCGCGGAATACATCGACACGATCCTGACCCGCATCACGCTGGTCGGGGCGATTTATCTCGCGCTGGTCGCGCTGCTGCCGCAGTTCCTGATCAGCGGGTTCAAGGTGGCGCCGATTCCGTTCATCGGCGAGACCCTGGATCGCTATACGCCGACCTTCATCACCCAGGGGCTCGGCGTGACCTTCTACTTCGGCGGCACGTCGCTGCTGATCATCGTCGGGGTGGCGATGGACACGGTGCAGCAGGTGGAGTCGCAGCTCATCATGCGCCACTACGACGGCTTCATGAAGAAGACGCGCATTCGCGGGCGGCGGGGCCAGTAG